In one Butyrivibrio proteoclasticus B316 genomic region, the following are encoded:
- a CDS encoding sensor histidine kinase, which translates to MAEKKKFRQPEVDSNTVAELSQKLLEANARLQQAERERKLMLENISHDLRAPLTAIRSAIDYLNQKNTDCGLQSSGDEMTQMLHLIDNRTRTLEVLISDLYYLTCIENGSDELKLQKVPLSQFLEEYFFAAQIDDKYSARNLICEIPDDYDAEVNVDVGKMSRVLDNLFTNARKYSENGADIVLGVLDEGQLSTFYVKDTGKGIPEEALDHIFERTYRVSGARTPDGESSSGLGLSIVKGIVTQHGGRIWCESKLGKGSCFYVELPKA; encoded by the coding sequence ATGGCTGAAAAGAAAAAGTTTAGGCAACCTGAGGTTGATAGTAATACAGTGGCAGAGTTGTCCCAAAAATTATTGGAGGCGAATGCCAGATTGCAGCAGGCTGAACGGGAGAGAAAGCTTATGCTTGAGAATATTTCCCATGATCTGAGGGCTCCACTTACTGCAATCAGAAGTGCTATAGACTATCTTAATCAGAAAAATACAGATTGTGGTCTTCAAAGTTCCGGAGATGAGATGACGCAGATGCTGCATCTGATAGACAACAGGACAAGGACACTTGAAGTTCTGATCAGTGATTTGTACTATCTGACATGTATAGAAAATGGCAGCGATGAGCTTAAGCTTCAGAAAGTGCCATTGTCCCAGTTTCTTGAGGAATATTTTTTTGCTGCTCAGATAGATGATAAGTATTCGGCGAGAAATCTAATATGCGAAATACCGGATGATTATGATGCGGAAGTAAATGTAGATGTTGGTAAGATGAGCAGAGTTTTGGATAATCTTTTTACCAATGCGCGTAAGTACTCGGAGAATGGGGCTGATATAGTTCTTGGAGTATTGGATGAGGGGCAGTTGTCCACATTTTATGTAAAGGATACCGGAAAAGGGATTCCTGAAGAGGCATTGGACCATATATTTGAGAGAACTTATAGAGTAAGCGGGGCAAGGACTCCTGATGGAGAGAGCAGCAGCGGCCTTGGGCTATCTATTGTCAAAGGAATCGTTACGCAGCACGGGGGAAGAATCTGGTGCGAAAGTAAACTTGGAAAAGGTAGTTGTTTTTATGTTGAGCTCCCTAAAGCGTAA
- a CDS encoding response regulator transcription factor, with product MYKILMVDDDIEVLEINKKFFEEKNCKVEICSKSTQAMDLVRNFKPDCILLDVMMPELDGYALCKQIRGVTNVPVLFLSGKVSEDDKIEGFEVGGDDYIEKPYSLREVYVRIMAHIKRNSQKQVQKRDDMIIDLDPFFVDREKHKLFYRETEIPISNKEYDLILFLAQNPGKEITFEEIGLKLWGTYIETDRRSVMVNVSRLRKKIQDQTGVDNLIETVWSKGYKLVNPGR from the coding sequence ATGTACAAGATTCTTATGGTGGATGATGATATTGAAGTTTTAGAGATTAACAAGAAATTCTTTGAGGAAAAGAATTGCAAGGTGGAAATTTGTTCAAAATCAACGCAGGCGATGGATCTTGTCAGGAACTTTAAGCCTGATTGTATTTTGCTGGATGTGATGATGCCGGAACTTGATGGATACGCCCTTTGTAAGCAGATCAGAGGCGTTACAAACGTTCCTGTTTTATTCCTTTCAGGCAAGGTGTCTGAGGATGATAAGATAGAAGGTTTTGAAGTTGGAGGAGACGATTATATCGAAAAACCGTACAGCCTCAGAGAAGTTTATGTCAGAATTATGGCGCATATTAAGAGAAACTCTCAGAAACAGGTGCAGAAACGTGACGATATGATCATTGACCTTGATCCATTTTTTGTTGATAGAGAGAAACATAAATTGTTCTACAGAGAAACTGAAATTCCTATTTCTAATAAAGAGTATGATCTTATATTATTTCTGGCTCAGAATCCCGGAAAAGAAATCACTTTTGAGGAAATAGGGCTCAAACTCTGGGGAACATACATAGAAACAGACAGACGAAGCGTAATGGTCAATGTGTCCAGATTGCGCAAAAAGATACAGGATCAGACAGGAGTAGATAATCTGATCGAGACAGTGTGGTCTAAAGGATACAAGCTTGTTAATCCCGGCAGATGA
- a CDS encoding ABC transporter ATP-binding protein, protein MGKFDKLKKYWNKRDDAKEYLKWCLSYSKPYIPQLLLLMLFDLAATLMSVGMAIIGKKMIDRASEGNLSDLWKIIAIYVVVILGSQFLGIVSSLFSVIVYEKFGFGIRKKVYRRILDTCWIDVSKYHTGDLMTRLTSDVGAVSDGISSTIPTIIRLVVELLVTFCTLAYYDLKLALFALLVAPIALFASVVLGRKLKYLTVKVQETESKYRSFMQESLANILIEKSFCLEDYSEERLTQLRDERIYWVFKKNRTNMFASAAMGLSFQLGYIVAFAWGAICIANRTITYGTMTVFLQLVNRIQAPIVSLAQLVPRLISMLASAGRIIELQNLPREEYSGASIKQKNIGVKVDKISFGYTDELVFDDASIDFKPGEFTAIVGKSGIGKTTLVRLIMAFTNKMKGNIEFYNDAGETMQASPDARNFIAYVPQGNTLFSGSIKDNVLMGKKDATDEEVIEALKGAAAYDFVMDFPRGIDTVIGEKGVGISEGQAQRIAIARALVKKAPFLILDEATSSLDESTELSVLEGIRKWNPSPTCLLITHRRSVLQYCDREIQIVDKKMASIAG, encoded by the coding sequence ATGGGGAAATTTGATAAGCTGAAAAAATACTGGAATAAAAGAGATGATGCTAAGGAATATTTAAAATGGTGTCTCAGCTACAGTAAGCCATATATTCCGCAGCTTCTTTTACTGATGCTATTTGATCTGGCAGCAACACTTATGTCTGTCGGGATGGCTATTATCGGTAAAAAGATGATTGATAGGGCTTCTGAGGGTAATCTGTCAGATTTATGGAAAATAATAGCTATATATGTTGTCGTAATTTTGGGTTCACAGTTTTTGGGAATCGTCAGTTCCTTGTTCTCTGTCATTGTTTATGAGAAATTTGGTTTTGGAATCAGAAAGAAAGTTTATAGAAGAATTCTTGATACCTGCTGGATTGATGTGTCCAAATATCATACTGGAGATCTGATGACGAGACTTACCAGTGATGTTGGAGCTGTTTCAGATGGTATTTCATCTACTATTCCTACTATTATAAGGTTGGTAGTTGAACTTTTAGTTACATTTTGCACACTAGCATATTATGATCTAAAACTTGCTCTTTTTGCACTTCTTGTAGCACCAATTGCTTTGTTTGCGAGTGTTGTACTGGGCAGAAAACTGAAATATCTTACTGTTAAGGTGCAGGAAACAGAGTCCAAATATCGTTCATTTATGCAGGAAAGTCTTGCCAACATACTCATAGAGAAGTCATTTTGTCTTGAGGACTATTCAGAAGAGAGGCTTACACAGCTGCGTGATGAGCGTATTTACTGGGTGTTTAAGAAGAACAGAACAAATATGTTTGCATCAGCGGCTATGGGACTATCATTCCAACTTGGATATATAGTTGCGTTTGCCTGGGGAGCAATCTGCATAGCCAACAGGACTATCACATATGGTACAATGACTGTTTTCCTGCAGCTGGTTAACAGAATACAGGCTCCTATCGTGAGTCTTGCCCAGTTGGTACCAAGGCTTATTTCAATGCTCGCTTCTGCAGGCCGTATTATTGAACTTCAGAACCTTCCAAGGGAAGAGTATAGCGGGGCATCAATTAAGCAGAAGAACATTGGAGTTAAAGTAGACAAAATTTCTTTTGGCTATACAGATGAACTGGTATTTGATGATGCCAGCATAGATTTTAAGCCCGGGGAATTCACTGCAATCGTAGGTAAATCCGGAATTGGAAAGACTACATTAGTCCGCCTTATCATGGCCTTTACCAATAAGATGAAGGGCAATATTGAATTTTACAACGATGCAGGTGAGACAATGCAGGCAAGTCCTGATGCCAGGAACTTTATAGCTTACGTTCCTCAGGGAAATACTTTGTTTAGCGGTAGCATTAAAGATAACGTACTTATGGGTAAAAAAGATGCCACTGACGAGGAAGTCATAGAGGCTCTCAAGGGTGCTGCGGCTTATGATTTTGTTATGGATTTCCCGCGTGGAATAGATACGGTTATTGGGGAAAAAGGTGTAGGTATATCTGAAGGTCAGGCTCAGAGAATTGCAATAGCCAGAGCACTTGTCAAAAAGGCTCCTTTCCTTATATTGGACGAAGCCACGTCTTCTCTTGATGAGAGTACTGAACTTAGCGTACTTGAGGGAATCAGGAAATGGAATCCTTCACCTACATGTCTTTTGATAACACATAGAAGGTCAGTATTACAGTATTGTGACAGAGAAATCCAGATAGTTGATAAGAAGATGGCTTCAATTGCGGGGTAA
- a CDS encoding lasso peptide biosynthesis B2 protein — protein sequence MGIIARGYRFIRYNEHKALTLKAWVLSARFRFQMLYEDTAKLNKKWGIEGEETPEEATLDEYRFCKRVAYAVNQVCNKTKWESKCLVRALTAQRLMAEKGIESTMYLGCKELDGKMVAHAWIRVGRMYVTGGNGTAEGYGVVAKFKSRMK from the coding sequence ATGGGTATAATTGCAAGAGGATATAGATTTATCAGATATAACGAGCATAAGGCATTGACCTTAAAGGCCTGGGTATTGTCTGCCCGTTTCAGATTTCAGATGTTATATGAAGATACTGCTAAATTGAACAAGAAATGGGGAATTGAAGGAGAAGAGACTCCAGAGGAGGCTACTCTGGATGAATACCGCTTCTGTAAAAGAGTTGCCTATGCGGTCAATCAGGTATGCAATAAGACTAAGTGGGAGAGTAAATGCCTGGTCAGAGCCCTTACGGCACAGAGACTTATGGCAGAAAAGGGAATTGAATCGACTATGTATCTTGGATGCAAAGAGTTGGATGGTAAGATGGTTGCTCATGCATGGATACGTGTTGGGAGGATGTATGTAACCGGCGGGAATGGCACAGCTGAAGGTTATGGAGTTGTGGCCAAATTTAAATCAAGGATGAAGTGA
- a CDS encoding asparagine synthase-related protein has product MSAIWGYINLKNNTSEDYTKLSELMKKPYDECVIERIGIEQFENGFFACGLQCFNKRSHNERLPIYDSESQIVFTADVVLNDRKKLIEELTVAGVGGLNEETPDGELSFYAWKKWGHEFTDHIIGLFAIAVYDKKDNSFYLFTDHTGSRCVDYSICGNELFFSTLSKPILNVMPQEYKGIDEQFIVGCEASLTPYMYVFPDRTPFRNVYHSVRGNYVKAEPGKDKWKYRSVVYYTPGITRKLDRVWPKNPKDSAYREAFRDVFFKCVEDAMDTDGEVAATISSGLDSSSVATVAAKSLQKKGRKLYGFTSVPIKGFDKSTSKWEITDESSGVKNIIAGYPNIEQEFCDCYGMSPFTEMDELVHMFEIPGKAFVNQVWMKYIIKTASQKGCKVLLTGEFGNFTISRGEIREYFFQKFLSGHVLEAKKQLGIYGGKCGIPRKALFQGMLDEIVSEVTFKLGINNAYKKIIDDELIKPAMLSKYRINKVLIKRFNFYGFTSVLSPKKMYRNLGDINILQTQGLYDTKYSLYFGVLFRDPTKDKRLLELCASFSPDQYVFNGLERRLVREYLDDYLPDRERLQYKYKGRQAADKVKRLSSFGEDKRQSKINEAVYGFMNRDGVEALMKEDINEKNALNVVRILALGRFFDEFSEVINI; this is encoded by the coding sequence ATGTCAGCAATATGGGGATATATCAATCTTAAGAATAATACTTCAGAGGACTATACTAAGCTCAGTGAGCTTATGAAAAAACCTTATGACGAGTGTGTTATAGAACGCATAGGTATTGAACAATTTGAAAACGGTTTTTTTGCATGTGGGCTACAATGCTTTAATAAGCGGTCTCATAATGAAAGGCTACCTATTTATGACAGCGAAAGTCAGATAGTTTTCACTGCTGATGTGGTATTAAATGACAGGAAAAAACTTATCGAAGAACTAACTGTTGCTGGAGTTGGCGGTTTAAATGAAGAGACTCCTGATGGGGAGCTTTCTTTTTATGCATGGAAAAAGTGGGGACATGAATTTACTGATCATATTATAGGCTTATTTGCCATAGCTGTTTATGACAAAAAAGATAATAGCTTTTATCTCTTTACAGATCATACAGGTAGTAGATGCGTGGATTATAGTATTTGCGGTAATGAGCTATTTTTCTCAACTCTTTCAAAACCTATTTTGAATGTTATGCCACAGGAGTATAAGGGAATAGACGAGCAGTTTATAGTTGGTTGTGAAGCTTCACTCACGCCATATATGTATGTATTTCCGGATCGTACTCCATTTAGAAATGTATATCATTCTGTTCGCGGTAATTATGTTAAGGCAGAACCAGGAAAAGACAAATGGAAATACCGCTCTGTAGTATATTATACCCCTGGAATAACCCGTAAATTGGATAGAGTATGGCCAAAGAATCCCAAAGACAGCGCATATAGAGAGGCTTTTCGAGACGTCTTTTTCAAATGTGTAGAGGATGCTATGGATACAGATGGTGAAGTTGCTGCAACAATCAGCAGTGGACTTGATTCATCATCTGTTGCGACTGTTGCCGCAAAGTCATTGCAAAAAAAAGGCAGAAAACTTTATGGTTTTACATCTGTTCCGATAAAGGGATTTGATAAAAGTACTTCTAAATGGGAAATAACGGATGAGAGTAGTGGTGTAAAGAATATAATTGCCGGATATCCGAATATAGAACAGGAATTTTGTGATTGTTACGGCATGAGTCCCTTTACTGAAATGGATGAACTTGTCCATATGTTTGAAATACCCGGAAAAGCGTTTGTTAATCAGGTATGGATGAAATACATTATAAAAACAGCATCTCAAAAAGGATGTAAGGTGCTGCTTACTGGAGAATTTGGCAATTTTACTATTTCAAGGGGAGAAATAAGGGAATACTTCTTCCAGAAGTTCTTATCCGGCCATGTACTGGAAGCTAAGAAACAGCTGGGAATATATGGCGGCAAATGTGGCATTCCTAGGAAGGCACTTTTTCAGGGAATGTTAGATGAAATAGTATCAGAAGTTACTTTTAAGCTCGGAATCAATAATGCGTATAAAAAGATTATAGACGATGAGCTTATAAAACCAGCTATGCTGAGTAAATATAGAATCAATAAAGTGCTAATAAAACGTTTCAATTTCTATGGCTTTACAAGTGTTTTGAGCCCGAAGAAAATGTATAGGAACTTGGGGGATATAAATATTCTTCAGACTCAGGGATTATATGATACCAAGTATAGTCTGTACTTTGGAGTTCTCTTTAGGGATCCTACCAAGGATAAGAGACTTCTTGAGTTATGCGCATCATTTTCTCCGGATCAGTATGTTTTCAATGGATTGGAGCGTCGATTAGTCAGGGAATACCTTGATGACTATCTTCCTGACCGTGAAAGGCTGCAGTACAAGTATAAGGGAAGACAGGCGGCTGATAAGGTAAAAAGACTAAGTAGTTTCGGCGAAGATAAGCGCCAAAGCAAGATAAATGAAGCCGTTTATGGCTTTATGAATCGGGATGGTGTAGAGGCCTTGATGAAAGAGGATATTAATGAGAAAAATGCCCTGAATGTCGTCAGAATTTTAGCTCTTGGCAGATTTTTTGACGAGTTTTCCGAAGTAATAAATATATAG
- a CDS encoding phosphoenolpyruvate carboxykinase (ATP) has product MYRYSLYGLIAESNTEFPQLLECNKQGEADITIDISKEKTLKEKYRSLLEKGHIHFFTEHGVWFHNQAGDFLVETINEKTRMICEKNENTDVGIARSFLMGNGIALAMTQRKKIVLHGSTVSIGDKTVLVCGDSGTGKSTTSMALIDEGGKLLADDISVLDVGKDGLVYSYPGFPEQKLCRDAAESNGYDLEKLRYIDEDRDKFSVDRRDIFVNEKRKVDAMVSLHIIPRAVNDEEYVNGVKLRFIDGAEKVNAITSRFFLEWLYGYGIGLEPDEMLKCVYLAGQINIIDVTRVRGVETKKEVVDRILENI; this is encoded by the coding sequence ATGTACAGATATAGCTTATATGGACTAATCGCAGAGTCAAATACAGAATTTCCGCAGCTTCTTGAATGTAATAAGCAGGGCGAAGCTGATATAACGATAGATATTTCTAAAGAAAAAACACTTAAAGAGAAGTACAGATCGCTTCTGGAAAAAGGGCATATTCATTTTTTTACTGAACATGGAGTGTGGTTTCATAATCAGGCAGGAGATTTTCTGGTTGAGACAATAAATGAGAAGACCAGAATGATCTGCGAAAAAAATGAAAATACAGATGTAGGTATTGCAAGATCATTTTTGATGGGAAACGGTATTGCTCTTGCCATGACACAGAGAAAAAAAATAGTGCTTCATGGAAGTACTGTGTCTATTGGGGATAAGACAGTACTTGTATGTGGAGACAGCGGTACCGGTAAGTCTACGACTTCAATGGCATTGATAGATGAAGGTGGCAAGCTGCTTGCAGATGACATTTCAGTTCTTGATGTTGGAAAAGATGGTTTAGTCTATTCATATCCAGGCTTCCCTGAACAGAAGCTATGCAGGGATGCAGCTGAGTCTAATGGATATGATCTTGAAAAACTCAGATATATTGACGAAGACAGAGACAAGTTCTCGGTGGACAGACGTGATATTTTCGTGAATGAAAAACGAAAGGTTGATGCTATGGTATCCCTCCATATTATTCCACGGGCTGTCAATGACGAGGAGTATGTAAATGGCGTTAAGCTCAGATTTATCGATGGAGCAGAGAAGGTAAATGCTATTACTTCAAGATTTTTTCTTGAATGGCTCTATGGATACGGAATTGGCCTTGAACCTGATGAAATGCTCAAATGTGTTTATCTGGCCGGTCAGATTAATATTATTGATGTGACAAGAGTAAGAGGCGTTGAGACGAAAAAAGAGGTTGTTGATCGAATACTTGAAAATATATAG
- a CDS encoding nucleotidyltransferase domain-containing protein: MDASKANIRIYYSELVKACFEKRKPDDIPDGIDIGELINYAAKGHIYYPIASSLIKLDIDEKHAEIMRNDLKVSTFMTLMQTVGSREITEAFEREGIRHQLLKGAIIKNDYPSPEMREMSDIDLVVYDESLDKAAKVMEAMGYTNHGLIKHHMIFSKGGNLHVEIHWCLFDEKVDHNQHVYFKDFRAKLADGKKYTYEFSHEDFYVYMIAHMSKHFFETGCGIRNLMDIYIFWNKYAGSMNRAYLDKELIKCGIRDFEINMRELAFIWLDNTECSEFYENLFTYMLDSGIYGKSENGIWGQLAKETPKGNHARLHYYFPSYKFMVEKYKWLENKAFLLPIAWVVRGCTAACSDEAKKHKQLFENTEEKDAAMMIEMYHRLNLNFRR, from the coding sequence ATGGATGCTAGTAAGGCCAACATCAGAATATATTACAGCGAGCTTGTAAAGGCCTGTTTTGAAAAAAGAAAACCGGATGATATTCCGGATGGCATAGATATCGGGGAATTGATAAATTACGCAGCGAAAGGACATATCTATTATCCAATTGCCAGTTCATTAATTAAACTTGATATTGATGAGAAGCATGCTGAAATTATGCGAAATGACTTAAAAGTCAGTACGTTTATGACTTTGATGCAGACAGTTGGCAGCAGAGAAATTACAGAAGCCTTTGAAAGAGAAGGAATCAGGCATCAGCTATTAAAGGGAGCAATTATTAAAAATGATTATCCCTCTCCGGAAATGCGTGAGATGAGCGATATTGATCTGGTTGTCTATGATGAGTCTCTTGATAAAGCTGCTAAAGTTATGGAGGCAATGGGATATACAAACCATGGCCTTATCAAGCACCATATGATCTTTAGTAAAGGCGGGAACCTTCATGTTGAGATTCATTGGTGCCTCTTTGATGAAAAGGTGGATCATAATCAGCACGTTTATTTCAAAGACTTTAGGGCGAAACTTGCTGATGGAAAGAAGTATACGTACGAGTTTTCTCATGAGGACTTTTATGTATATATGATCGCACATATGAGTAAGCATTTCTTTGAGACCGGATGTGGAATCAGAAATCTTATGGATATCTATATTTTCTGGAATAAGTATGCTGGTAGTATGAATCGGGCATATCTGGACAAAGAGCTTATCAAGTGTGGAATAAGAGACTTTGAAATAAACATGAGAGAGCTGGCCTTTATTTGGCTAGATAATACTGAGTGTTCGGAATTCTATGAGAATCTTTTTACTTATATGTTAGATAGCGGAATCTATGGCAAGAGTGAGAACGGAATTTGGGGCCAGCTTGCCAAAGAAACACCAAAAGGGAATCACGCAAGACTCCATTATTACTTTCCTTCATATAAATTTATGGTTGAGAAGTATAAATGGCTTGAGAACAAGGCTTTTTTGTTACCTATAGCATGGGTAGTCAGAGGATGTACTGCTGCTTGTAGCGACGAGGCCAAAAAGCATAAGCAGTTGTTTGAAAATACTGAAGAAAAAGATGCAGCTATGATGATAGAAATGTATCACAGACTCAATCTTAATTTTAGAAGGTAA
- a CDS encoding glycosyltransferase family 2 protein: MAGNMVSVVVPVYNTEKYLKRCLDALVGQTIPHSELEIVVVDDGSTDSSPDILQEYEEKYPELIRVFHKTNGGQATARNMGIQKARGEYIGFADSDDYVDVTMYEKLLNLARSDGADLVECHYHSMFEIASEDGSFPTYKEIGTRGTISAHEDVRELFLNPQVSPWNKLYKKSILIDNDVFFPEGMIYEDTSFYLKALPFIKKHAYLDEKLVYYSVRQSSTMTRNLGAKVGDIFKVLYDITDFYHRKGIYSKYKDELEYFCVKIAFCSNFSRIGRVPNRYLRKELFNKTFDYVNKFFPDYHKNKYFRGKIGLYIKSVARWNCAPYAYVLSKVMIG, encoded by the coding sequence ATGGCGGGGAATATGGTAAGTGTAGTTGTACCGGTTTATAATACCGAGAAATATTTAAAGCGATGTCTTGATGCCCTTGTCGGACAGACAATTCCTCATTCGGAATTGGAGATTGTTGTGGTCGATGACGGATCTACAGACAGTTCACCTGATATATTGCAGGAGTATGAGGAAAAATACCCTGAGCTTATAAGAGTGTTCCATAAGACAAATGGCGGACAGGCTACTGCCAGGAATATGGGAATCCAAAAGGCAAGGGGGGAGTATATAGGATTTGCAGATTCTGACGATTACGTTGATGTCACAATGTATGAGAAATTATTGAATCTGGCAAGGTCTGATGGGGCAGATCTTGTAGAGTGCCATTATCATAGCATGTTTGAAATAGCTTCAGAAGATGGCTCTTTTCCGACATACAAAGAGATTGGTACCAGGGGAACGATATCTGCGCATGAAGATGTGAGAGAATTGTTTTTGAATCCGCAGGTTTCACCGTGGAATAAGTTATATAAAAAGAGCATTTTGATAGATAATGATGTTTTTTTCCCAGAAGGGATGATCTATGAGGATACATCATTTTATCTAAAAGCACTTCCTTTTATAAAAAAACATGCTTATCTTGATGAGAAACTTGTATATTACAGTGTCAGACAGAGTTCTACTATGACAAGGAATCTGGGAGCTAAAGTCGGCGACATTTTCAAGGTACTTTATGACATAACAGATTTTTATCACAGAAAGGGTATTTATAGTAAATACAAGGATGAACTTGAGTATTTCTGCGTTAAGATAGCCTTTTGCAGTAATTTTAGCAGAATAGGCAGAGTCCCAAACAGATATTTGAGAAAAGAGTTATTTAACAAAACATTTGATTATGTGAATAAATTTTTTCCGGATTATCATAAAAACAAGTATTTCAGAGGGAAGATTGGACTGTATATCAAATCAGTCGCCAGATGGAATTGTGCGCCTTATGCATATGTCCTGTCCAAGGTGATGATTGGATGA
- a CDS encoding PqqD family peptide modification chaperone gives MDMKESVKLKKQLNVTDLSGEKVMIDFESGKYFMIKGAGNDIWDLIQEEITVEDIINRLLGEYDVSREECTASVQEFLGKLKELDFI, from the coding sequence ATGGATATGAAGGAGTCAGTCAAGCTGAAAAAACAGCTCAATGTAACAGATCTGTCAGGGGAGAAGGTAATGATAGATTTTGAATCCGGCAAATATTTTATGATAAAAGGAGCCGGAAATGATATATGGGATCTTATTCAGGAGGAAATTACTGTAGAGGATATTATCAACAGACTTCTTGGTGAGTATGATGTTTCAAGGGAAGAATGTACAGCATCAGTACAGGAATTTCTGGGCAAACTTAAAGAGCTTGACTTTATTTGA
- a CDS encoding sugar transferase, whose product MNRSNKGANTNTIQMIEDILVLLLVYLIERKAFENVILPSSNLKCLALVVAFIVIYILANKEARIYNVTLFFYLDRFWKIITKSWILAAGITMVLMYVYNPHYNIRRFHLYYIAWTYVAICINMVLSRLLQMMFTNIQAPRAAFVGMFEEYEKFNYFLNKTSMKVEEVGYILDGEMPEKKVFNTLGKIEDLEQIIRNKEIDQVYFIQHSDDNIAQIQKYIDICLEMGVTVRVVLDVSYSHRMLRSNSYVSSVGTFPLITYHTIALNSYEQAIKRILDIMLSVFATVVLSPVMLVTAIAIKFDSEGPVIFKQKRVGQNGRTFNMYKFRSMCVDAEARKEELLQKNEMDGFMFKIKDDPRVTKVGKFIRKTSIDELPQLFNVIKGDMSLVGTRPPTVDEVSKYERGQWRRISIKPGVTGLWQISGRNSITDFDEVVELDLRYIDNWSLSADIAILIKTVGVLLTRKGAY is encoded by the coding sequence ATGAATCGTAGTAATAAAGGAGCCAATACAAATACTATACAGATGATCGAGGACATTTTAGTCCTTTTATTAGTATATTTAATTGAGCGCAAGGCGTTTGAGAATGTTATTTTACCATCTTCCAATCTCAAATGTCTTGCGCTTGTTGTTGCTTTTATAGTGATTTACATTTTGGCTAATAAGGAAGCAAGAATATACAACGTCACACTATTTTTCTATCTGGACAGATTTTGGAAGATTATTACCAAGTCCTGGATACTGGCAGCAGGTATAACCATGGTTCTCATGTATGTATACAATCCGCATTATAATATCAGGAGATTTCATTTGTATTATATTGCCTGGACTTATGTTGCTATATGCATAAATATGGTTCTCAGCAGATTATTGCAGATGATGTTTACAAACATTCAGGCTCCGAGAGCAGCTTTTGTTGGTATGTTTGAGGAATATGAGAAGTTTAATTATTTTCTTAATAAGACCAGCATGAAGGTTGAAGAAGTTGGTTATATCCTAGACGGTGAAATGCCTGAAAAAAAGGTGTTTAACACATTGGGGAAAATAGAAGATCTGGAGCAGATTATCAGAAACAAGGAGATTGATCAGGTCTATTTTATCCAGCATAGCGATGATAATATAGCTCAGATACAGAAATACATAGATATATGTCTTGAGATGGGAGTAACAGTCAGAGTTGTTCTGGATGTCTCTTATTCTCATAGAATGCTTAGATCTAACAGCTATGTAAGTTCTGTCGGAACATTTCCACTTATTACATATCACACTATAGCTCTTAACAGTTATGAACAGGCAATTAAGAGAATTCTGGATATTATGTTAAGTGTATTTGCGACGGTTGTTCTGTCACCTGTCATGCTTGTAACTGCTATTGCAATAAAGTTTGACTCAGAAGGACCTGTTATTTTTAAACAGAAGAGAGTAGGGCAGAACGGTCGCACCTTCAATATGTACAAGTTCCGTAGTATGTGTGTGGATGCAGAGGCTAGAAAAGAGGAGCTGCTCCAGAAAAATGAAATGGACGGCTTCATGTTTAAGATCAAGGATGATCCCCGTGTCACAAAAGTGGGTAAATTTATCAGGAAGACAAGTATTGATGAGCTTCCACAGCTATTTAACGTTATCAAGGGAGACATGAGTCTTGTGGGGACAAGACCTCCTACAGTTGATGAAGTATCAAAGTATGAGCGTGGGCAGTGGAGAAGGATCAGTATTAAGCCTGGAGTAACCGGATTGTGGCAGATAAGTGGCAGAAATAGTATAACGGATTTTGATGAGGTTGTAGAACTGGATTTAAGGTATATAGACAACTGGTCCTTAAGTGCGGATATTGCAATTCTCATCAAGACAGTTGGGGTACTGCTTACGAGAAAAGGGGCATATTAA